Proteins from a genomic interval of Chroococcidiopsis thermalis PCC 7203:
- a CDS encoding filamentous hemagglutinin N-terminal domain-containing protein, giving the protein MGRIFWREALRLGLASVVIGSTAFGSTALAQVPPDSQLRPDNTLGVDNSIVNSSPDGIDTISGGATRGSNLFHSFEQFSIPNGRAALFDNGANIQNILTRVTGGSRSEIDGILAARGTANLFLLNPNGILFGQNASLNIGGSFIATTANSINFADGTQFSATPGTGTPLLTVSVPLGLQFGVNPGNMINRANGVGLQVDAGRTLALIGGNVSLEGGDLTAAGGRVELGAVAAPGVVGINPDLSGFRFSFPTDLTLSDISLTNAANVRTVASNGGSMSVNARNLSISDRSSLVTGIFQGTVDSQAGNIEINARDTVTVDGTSSSTSSSGIQNSTFGLGNAGNISIATGSLNIIGNAQIGSITNGQGNAGRVDIQARDRVSINGASGGLLSAVAPSGTGNGADISVRAGSLSLSNGGLIATSTLGRGNAGNIQIEIAGDISVSGGSVLQAASYSQGNAGNVTITAGDRISFDGGAVASILALPSDLPNNSTLGEIPQVQSDRVGGNIRINGRSLSLINGTQIATSVRQKGNAGNIEVNTTEGISASGGSILQAISAGGGSAGNIAITAGDRVSFDGVGSNGLPSSVLSVLDQTSELESGRRGGDIKLKARSLSLTNGAQFTTSTSGQGNAGNVEIDVSDAVNFVGVSEVNPNFRSGIFSTVEATGKGRGGDVNLSAGSLSIIDGAQVNANSGGEGDAGNIAINVKNDTNLDGTGPLFGGGIFSNLEGGVGKGGNVSVTTGSLSLKNGANISASTFSQGDAGSVTLDVRDLLSIDGTSNRGFSSGVFSAVQQQAVGNGGNVNVAAGSISLTNGGIISASSLGQGNAGNVTIDARDAIVLDGVGTNNLPSSVFSSVSGTSELSGDRQGGDIRIRGRSLSLTNGAQLNTSNAVRGSAGNIDVDVRSLNLDRGNIFAITTSGDGGNIRLRASKELRLRNNSQISTTAGTNQQPGDGGNISIDTPLVIANSDGNNDITANAFSGSGGRVDITADTIVGFTPLSRQELQALLGTDDPTQLDPSRLPSNDITAISQTNPSLSGTVTFNAADIDPSRDIVELPTGLVDASTLVAAGCPSGVENRFAVTGRGGLPPSPGDKLSPDALLTDWASLQTPETQNRAAVEPTISKADRTTTPVEPIQEATSWQFDRDGKVILTTAPLATTRRYNPPTSCQGS; this is encoded by the coding sequence ATGGGACGAATTTTTTGGCGTGAGGCACTAAGGCTAGGACTAGCTAGCGTGGTGATAGGAAGTACAGCGTTTGGGAGTACTGCGCTGGCTCAAGTTCCACCGGATAGCCAACTTAGACCTGATAATACTCTAGGTGTAGATAATTCCATAGTCAACTCCAGCCCAGATGGTATAGATACAATCTCTGGTGGAGCCACGCGGGGAAGTAATTTATTTCATAGCTTCGAGCAATTTTCCATCCCCAATGGACGAGCAGCTTTATTTGATAACGGAGCAAATATTCAAAATATCCTCACCAGAGTTACAGGTGGCTCCAGATCTGAGATTGATGGAATTTTAGCCGCAAGAGGTACGGCTAATTTATTCCTACTCAATCCTAACGGTATACTTTTCGGTCAAAATGCCAGCTTAAATATCGGTGGTTCCTTCATTGCCACAACAGCTAACAGTATCAACTTTGCCGATGGCACGCAGTTTAGCGCCACACCAGGTACGGGTACGCCACTGCTCACCGTCAGCGTCCCTTTGGGTTTGCAATTTGGTGTAAATCCAGGCAATATGATCAACCGTGCTAACGGTGTCGGTTTACAGGTAGATGCTGGCAGAACTCTTGCCTTAATTGGTGGCAATGTCAGCTTGGAAGGTGGGGACTTAACTGCTGCGGGTGGACGAGTAGAATTAGGTGCAGTTGCTGCCCCAGGCGTGGTAGGAATTAACCCCGATCTCAGTGGTTTCCGCTTCAGCTTTCCTACAGATTTAACCCTATCAGACATATCGCTAACAAACGCAGCCAATGTGAGAACAGTTGCTAGCAATGGTGGTAGCATGAGCGTCAATGCTCGTAACCTAAGTATTTCAGATAGAAGTAGCTTGGTGACTGGAATATTTCAAGGGACAGTTGACTCTCAAGCAGGAAATATAGAAATTAATGCTAGAGATACAGTCACCGTGGACGGCACGAGTTCCTCAACTTCTAGTAGCGGTATCCAAAACTCAACATTCGGCCTGGGAAATGCTGGTAATATCTCGATCGCCACAGGTTCTTTAAATATTATCGGTAATGCTCAGATTGGTTCTATTACCAACGGACAGGGTAATGCTGGTAGGGTAGATATCCAAGCCAGAGATCGAGTGTCTATTAACGGAGCTAGTGGTGGATTACTGAGCGCTGTAGCACCATCCGGTACTGGCAATGGTGCTGATATTAGCGTACGTGCAGGCTCGCTGTCCCTTTCCAACGGGGGGCTGATAGCTACTTCAACTCTTGGTAGAGGGAATGCGGGAAATATCCAAATTGAGATCGCGGGAGATATTTCTGTGAGTGGAGGCTCGGTGTTGCAGGCTGCTTCCTACAGTCAGGGAAATGCTGGGAACGTCACAATTACGGCTGGCGATCGCATTTCTTTTGATGGGGGTGCAGTAGCAAGCATTTTAGCTCTACCATCAGACTTGCCGAATAACTCTACTTTAGGCGAGATTCCACAGGTACAAAGCGATCGCGTCGGTGGCAACATTCGCATTAATGGGCGATCGCTGTCGTTAATAAATGGAACGCAAATAGCGACTTCAGTTAGACAAAAAGGTAATGCTGGCAATATAGAAGTCAATACCACCGAGGGTATTTCTGCTAGTGGCGGTTCGATATTGCAGGCTATTTCTGCTGGTGGAGGTAGTGCAGGTAATATCGCAATTACGGCTGGCGATCGCGTTTCTTTTGATGGAGTAGGTTCTAATGGCTTACCTAGTTCAGTCTTAAGCGTGTTGGATCAAACATCTGAGCTAGAAAGCGGGCGTAGAGGTGGCGATATCAAACTCAAAGCGCGATCGCTCTCTTTGACTAATGGCGCTCAATTCACGACTAGTACCTCGGGGCAGGGCAATGCAGGTAATGTAGAGATCGATGTGAGTGATGCTGTCAACTTTGTTGGGGTAAGCGAGGTCAATCCAAACTTCAGAAGTGGCATTTTTAGCACCGTAGAAGCGACTGGCAAAGGCAGAGGGGGTGATGTGAACTTGAGTGCTGGATCGCTATCCATCATTGATGGCGCTCAAGTCAATGCTAACTCTGGGGGTGAGGGAGACGCAGGTAACATTGCAATTAATGTGAAAAATGATACTAATCTCGATGGTACAGGACCTTTGTTTGGTGGCGGGATCTTCAGCAATTTGGAAGGAGGCGTAGGCAAAGGTGGCAATGTCAGCGTCACAACTGGCTCTTTGTCGTTAAAAAACGGAGCCAATATCTCTGCTAGCACCTTTAGTCAAGGAGATGCTGGTAGCGTCACGCTTGATGTCCGCGATCTCCTCTCCATTGATGGAACGAGTAATAGAGGATTTAGTAGTGGGGTGTTCAGCGCCGTTCAACAGCAAGCTGTAGGGAATGGTGGCAACGTCAATGTAGCAGCTGGCTCTATATCCTTAACTAATGGTGGTATTATCTCTGCTAGCTCTCTCGGTCAAGGCAACGCTGGCAATGTCACGATTGATGCTCGCGATGCTATTGTTTTGGATGGTGTGGGAACCAATAACCTTCCCAGTAGTGTTTTCAGTAGTGTTTCGGGAACTTCAGAGCTGTCAGGCGATCGCCAAGGTGGAGATATTCGGATTCGGGGGCGATCGCTCTCTTTAACTAATGGCGCTCAATTGAATACCAGCAACGCGGTGCGGGGTAGTGCAGGTAATATCGATGTAGATGTGCGATCGCTCAACCTCGATCGAGGCAACATTTTTGCTATCACCACTTCAGGCGATGGTGGTAATATTCGACTGCGGGCTAGTAAAGAATTACGACTACGCAACAACAGTCAAATCTCAACTACAGCAGGTACGAATCAACAACCTGGTGATGGTGGTAACATTAGCATCGATACTCCCCTCGTCATTGCTAATTCTGATGGCAATAACGATATTACTGCAAATGCATTCAGTGGCAGTGGTGGTAGGGTCGATATTACAGCCGATACTATCGTTGGATTCACGCCACTCTCGCGTCAAGAACTCCAGGCTTTGTTGGGAACTGACGATCCGACACAGTTAGATCCTAGCCGCCTGCCCAGTAACGACATTACAGCCATTTCTCAAACTAATCCCTCTCTTAGCGGCACTGTTACTTTCAATGCTGCCGATATCGATCCCAGTCGCGATATTGTAGAACTACCTACGGGATTGGTCGATGCTTCCACATTAGTCGCAGCCGGGTGTCCTTCGGGAGTAGAGAATCGATTTGCTGTCACCGGACGCGGCGGTTTACCTCCTTCCCCTGGAGATAAACTCAGTCCTGACGCTCTCCTCACAGATTGGGCAAGTTTGCAAACGCCGGAAACTCAAAACCGTGCCGCAGTAGAGCCAACTATCTCCAAGGCAGATCGGACAACAACTCCTGTAGAACCTATTCAGGAAGCCACATCCTGGCAATTCGATCGCGATGGCAAGGTGATTCTAACGACTGCACCCTTAGCTACTACACGCAGATATAATCCACCTACCTCCTGCCAAGGTTCGTAA
- a CDS encoding filamentous hemagglutinin N-terminal domain-containing protein has translation MYLQISSVSGRWCVRLGLACAIVGSAIAFGSPALAQVPPPDSQIVPDSTLGVENSTVNSSPNGLDTISGGARREGNLFHSFERFSIPDGRAALFNNGADIQNILTRVTGGSVSDIDGILAARGTANLFLLNPNGIIFGENASLRVGGSFIATTASSINFADGTQFSATPGTGAPLLTVSVPLGLQFGTSPRGIINRSLAVDNNNFPVGLQVDPGKTLGLIGGNINLEGSRLTARGGRVELGAVAAPGVVGINPDSSGFRFSFPTDLALGDILLTADTTVSPTRPTFVNVRSGGGGSIAVNARNLSLFGGSELLAGISGNQGSASAVAGDIVINAQGSVTIDGLGQFPERFFSTGIYNTVEEGGTGKGGNIDITTSSLFLRDRAVIGANTDTESQGDAGNIQITATNPNDSILLEGGSFIQTDSFSQSNAGNVTITADGRVSFIGFGNTGVSSGVFSRMATEGGIGKSGSITIKARSLSVTEGAQINTGTSGQGDAGNVTINADEDVSLNDNGRIFSQVEATGAGKGGDITIQARSLSLTEGAQINTSTSGQGNAGSIEITANDLTNSIAIGGGSFVETSSFGTGNAGNVAITADGNVSLDTKSYISSSLNKIPADSTGQTLQVPSNRRGGDINIKARSLDVTNGSVLSATTFSQGNAGNINLDVSDTVTLDRANSSDTGIYNNTQNTQGGTSKGGNISIKAGSLLLKNEAVVTASTIGQGDAGNIQIDTTGSVILSGGSRLFTLSSGTGNAGNITITSGDRVEFEGVADNLPGGAFSFLFQNSEFTGTRRAGDIKIQARSLSLSNGAQISTDTFGEGNAGNIDIAVDDTVTFAGVNQDNTSGVFSRVRASGIGNGGDINLSAGTLFVNDGAQVNAISLGTGNAGNVTIKATNGITISGFNQGFPSAVGSSVENEGTGNGGDINIAIRDGSLSLTNGGIISASILSGQGDAGNIDIKARNIYLDDRENSNRGGIFAGTISGNGGDIRLQASRSVRLRSGSRIFTSAGGTGQPGSGGNITIDSPLVIANANGNNDITANAFNGNGGRIEVNAQSIFGLNRIDGETVQSRLGTDTPTADDFLNFLDNSSSNDVAAISLSDPSLSGTVSFNTADIDPSRDIVELPTGLVDASSLVAAGCPSGAENRFTVAGRGGLPPAPADKLSSDALLTDWANLQTPETQNRAAVETTLPVATNTTLTPPVETITEATSWQYDRNGAIILTSGDTTSPSHLKETLTSCPSS, from the coding sequence ATGTATTTACAAATATCTTCAGTTTCTGGGCGCTGGTGCGTGCGGCTAGGTTTGGCTTGTGCAATTGTAGGGAGTGCGATTGCATTTGGGAGTCCTGCGCTGGCTCAAGTTCCGCCACCAGATTCTCAAATCGTACCCGATAGTACTCTGGGTGTAGAGAATTCTACAGTCAACTCTAGTCCGAATGGGCTAGATACGATCTCTGGTGGAGCTAGGCGGGAAGGTAATTTATTTCACAGTTTTGAGCGGTTTTCCATTCCTGACGGACGAGCAGCTTTATTTAATAATGGAGCAGATATTCAAAATATTCTCACCAGAGTTACGGGTGGCTCAGTTTCTGATATTGACGGAATTTTAGCAGCAAGAGGTACGGCTAATTTATTTCTGCTCAATCCTAATGGAATTATTTTCGGTGAAAATGCCAGCCTTAGAGTCGGTGGTTCATTTATCGCCACGACAGCTAGCAGTATCAATTTTGCCGATGGGACGCAATTTAGCGCTACCCCTGGTACGGGTGCGCCGTTACTCACCGTCAGCGTTCCCCTGGGTTTGCAGTTTGGTACAAGTCCAAGAGGGATTATTAATCGTTCTCTAGCTGTCGATAACAACAACTTTCCTGTAGGGTTGCAGGTAGATCCGGGAAAAACTTTAGGTTTAATTGGTGGTAACATTAACTTGGAAGGCAGTCGATTAACTGCTAGAGGGGGACGAGTAGAATTAGGCGCAGTCGCCGCCCCAGGAGTTGTAGGAATTAATCCAGATAGTAGTGGTTTTCGCTTCAGTTTTCCTACAGATCTGGCTCTTGGAGACATATTACTGACAGCAGATACAACTGTGTCACCGACAAGACCAACTTTTGTGAATGTGAGATCTGGTGGTGGTGGTAGTATTGCTGTCAATGCTCGCAACCTGAGCCTATTTGGCGGTAGCGAGCTACTTGCTGGCATTAGCGGAAATCAGGGTTCGGCTAGCGCGGTAGCAGGAGATATAGTCATTAATGCCCAAGGTAGTGTAACTATTGATGGCTTAGGTCAATTTCCAGAAAGGTTTTTTAGCACTGGCATCTATAACACTGTAGAAGAAGGAGGTACAGGTAAAGGCGGCAATATCGACATTACAACTAGCTCATTGTTTCTGAGAGATCGGGCAGTGATTGGCGCTAATACTGATACTGAAAGTCAAGGCGATGCAGGCAATATTCAGATTACTGCCACCAATCCGAATGATTCAATTTTATTAGAGGGTGGGTCATTTATTCAAACTGATTCCTTTAGCCAAAGCAATGCCGGAAACGTTACCATTACTGCTGATGGTCGGGTATCTTTTATTGGATTTGGAAACACCGGTGTTTCCAGTGGAGTGTTTAGCCGGATGGCGACAGAGGGAGGTATTGGTAAAAGTGGAAGTATTACCATCAAAGCGCGATCGCTTTCTGTAACTGAGGGAGCGCAAATCAATACTGGGACTTCTGGACAAGGAGATGCAGGCAATGTCACTATCAATGCTGACGAGGACGTTTCCTTGAATGACAACGGTAGAATTTTCAGCCAAGTGGAAGCGACAGGTGCAGGGAAAGGTGGCGATATAACTATTCAAGCGCGATCGCTTTCTTTGACAGAGGGGGCGCAAATAAACACCAGCACTTCTGGACAGGGGAACGCAGGCAGTATAGAGATTACTGCTAACGATCTAACTAATTCTATTGCTATTGGTGGTGGCTCCTTTGTAGAAACTAGCTCTTTTGGTACGGGCAATGCAGGTAATGTAGCTATCACTGCTGACGGTAATGTTTCTCTTGATACAAAAAGCTACATAAGCAGCAGTTTGAACAAAATACCAGCTGACTCAACAGGACAAACACTTCAAGTGCCGAGTAATCGCAGAGGTGGTGATATTAACATCAAAGCGCGATCGTTAGATGTGACCAACGGCAGTGTATTGAGCGCAACTACCTTTAGTCAAGGAAATGCAGGTAATATCAATCTTGATGTTAGCGATACTGTTACCCTTGATCGTGCAAATAGCTCTGATACTGGTATTTACAACAACACGCAAAATACGCAAGGTGGTACGAGTAAAGGTGGTAATATTAGTATCAAAGCTGGTTCTTTGTTACTCAAGAATGAAGCTGTTGTTACTGCTAGCACTATCGGTCAAGGGGATGCAGGAAATATTCAAATTGATACGACTGGTTCAGTGATTCTCAGTGGCGGATCGAGACTCTTCACCTTGTCTTCAGGTACAGGAAATGCGGGAAATATAACGATTACATCAGGAGATCGCGTCGAATTTGAAGGAGTGGCAGACAACCTTCCTGGTGGAGCTTTCAGCTTTTTGTTTCAGAACTCGGAGTTTACAGGCACGCGTAGAGCAGGTGACATAAAAATTCAAGCGCGATCGCTGTCTTTGAGTAATGGTGCTCAAATAAGTACCGACACTTTTGGAGAAGGAAATGCAGGTAACATCGATATTGCTGTGGACGATACTGTTACCTTTGCTGGAGTAAATCAAGACAATACAAGTGGTGTCTTCAGTCGAGTACGTGCATCTGGTATTGGTAATGGAGGTGATATTAATCTCAGTGCTGGTACACTTTTTGTCAACGATGGCGCTCAAGTCAATGCTATTTCGCTTGGCACAGGAAATGCAGGTAATGTCACAATCAAAGCCACTAATGGAATTACCATTAGTGGCTTCAATCAGGGATTTCCTAGCGCTGTTGGCAGCAGTGTAGAAAATGAAGGCACAGGCAATGGTGGTGATATTAACATAGCTATTAGGGATGGTTCTTTGTCTCTCACTAATGGCGGTATAATTAGCGCTAGTATCCTTTCAGGGCAAGGAGATGCAGGCAATATTGACATAAAAGCTCGCAACATATACCTAGACGATCGAGAGAATAGCAATAGAGGTGGTATTTTTGCTGGAACAATATCAGGGAATGGTGGAGATATTCGATTACAAGCTAGCAGGAGTGTGAGGTTGCGTAGTGGCAGCCGGATCTTCACTTCAGCAGGTGGAACTGGACAGCCTGGAAGTGGCGGCAATATTACAATCGATTCTCCCTTAGTCATTGCCAATGCAAACGGTAACAACGATATTACTGCAAATGCTTTTAATGGCAATGGTGGCAGAATTGAGGTTAACGCTCAAAGCATTTTTGGACTAAACCGAATTGATGGTGAAACAGTTCAATCTCGGTTAGGCACTGATACACCCACAGCAGATGATTTTCTCAACTTCTTAGACAACTCATCTAGTAATGATGTAGCAGCAATCTCTCTCAGCGATCCTTCTTTAAGTGGTACTGTCAGCTTTAATACTGCCGATATCGACCCCAGCCGCGATATTGTAGAATTACCAACAGGACTAGTCGATGCCTCCTCTTTAGTCGCAGCCGGGTGTCCCTCTGGAGCCGAAAACCGCTTCACTGTCGCCGGACGCGGCGGCTTACCCCCTGCACCAGCGGATAAACTCAGTTCTGATGCCCTCCTCACCGATTGGGCAAATCTGCAAACACCAGAAACTCAAAACCGTGCCGCAGTAGAAACAACTCTCCCAGTAGCAACTAATACTACACTTACTCCCCCTGTAGAAACCATCACTGAAGCCACATCCTGGCAATACGATCGCAACGGCGCAATAATTCTCACTAGCGGCGATACCACATCACCAAGTCATTTAAAGGAAACACTAACTTCCTGCCCTAGTTCCTAA
- a CDS encoding DUF928 domain-containing protein → MKIKPWLKYVIPILAIGCFAPVVPATTQAAPAKAVQNAQSDYDNFMRQGYLATAQRDYETALVNFRKALNLRQGNPYATKAINNISSYLSQRGEATISFVPPEWGAPGNRVGGATRGCFSGKQALTALVPNTNTGTTIAAQPTLSFYVPANKAEQLELVLLNDKQKILHKSIVASPKTSGIVSVNMAKMPGAPSLETGKNYQWYFSMICDPKDRSADVVVDGWIQRVEADPILQSEIQKAKPSDRVSLYAANGIWYDTVAAMVASRQSTPNNSTVSREWSDLLKSVGLGAVAQAPIVLLN, encoded by the coding sequence ATGAAGATTAAACCGTGGCTGAAGTACGTAATCCCGATCTTGGCAATTGGTTGTTTTGCCCCTGTAGTCCCTGCAACGACGCAGGCTGCACCCGCTAAAGCAGTCCAAAACGCCCAGTCCGATTATGACAACTTCATGCGACAAGGCTATCTTGCCACTGCTCAAAGAGACTATGAAACAGCTCTAGTCAATTTTCGCAAGGCTCTCAACCTCCGGCAAGGAAACCCCTACGCTACTAAAGCAATTAACAACATCAGTAGCTATCTTTCGCAGCGCGGCGAAGCGACAATTTCCTTCGTACCCCCGGAGTGGGGCGCGCCAGGAAACCGTGTCGGTGGTGCAACGCGAGGCTGTTTCAGTGGCAAACAAGCACTCACAGCTTTAGTTCCAAATACTAATACGGGAACGACGATCGCCGCCCAACCGACCTTATCGTTCTACGTACCTGCAAATAAAGCCGAACAGCTAGAATTAGTCTTACTCAACGATAAACAAAAGATCCTGCACAAATCTATTGTTGCTTCGCCGAAAACTTCAGGGATTGTCAGCGTCAACATGGCTAAAATGCCAGGTGCGCCATCTCTAGAGACGGGGAAAAACTATCAATGGTATTTCTCCATGATCTGCGATCCAAAAGACCGTTCGGCAGACGTAGTTGTAGACGGCTGGATTCAACGAGTTGAAGCCGATCCGATTCTGCAAAGCGAAATTCAAAAAGCTAAACCGAGCGATCGCGTCTCTTTATATGCTGCAAATGGCATTTGGTACGATACTGTAGCGGCAATGGTGGCAAGCCGTCAATCGACACCCAATAATTCAACCGTATCCCGAGAATGGTCGGATTTACTCAAATCTGTAGGATTGGGTGCAGTTGCTCAGGCTCCAATTGTATTGCTGAACTAA
- a CDS encoding CHASE2 domain-containing protein, with protein MRLLFKASQSSRLRKITEAIPPILVASAAVCGLVIGVRHLGRLEGLELNYFDRFVQLHPDEGSDPRLLVVAVTQDDIQALDRWPASDRTIDQLLQKLKQYRPRIIGLDIYRDLPVEPGNAELTARLQVNDNIVAVCKVGDDKGLGVAPPTVVPKTRLGFSDLVLDRDGVVRRGLLFMTPEKTSKCPATTSFSLQLALKYLSQQGVRAQLTPDKNLKIGTATFPAIASNSSGYQNVDARGYQVLINYRSPTAVARQVSLSDVLSDSINPSWVEDKIVLVGVTATEIKDYFYTPYDLSQQPETKGKMAGVLVHAQILSQLLSTTLDGRSLFWYWSETTEILWIWAWSLLGGAIAWYVRPSWLLGVIGASALLGLGSICFVLFLQKGWIPLVPPALGLVGTSGAIVAYQAYFKARQISAKTNNSAEQSFSSPTTAAGTQSTRTILKERYQIVRNIGAGGFGHTFLAEDTQRPGKPYCVVKQLIPSSDERYMQLARRLFQSEAEALEILGSFDRIPQLLAYFEQDRQFYLVEEFIQGHPLSEELVPGKRLSETEVVALLKDVLLVLDFIHQRSVIHRDIKPSNIIRRQSDNSLVLVDFGSVKQLQTQITMAQEKYTVAIGTMGYAAPEQFFGKPVFSSDIYALGTIGIQAVTGIPPTELDEDPTTHEVIWRHHVPAINDTLAAILNKMVRYYPSNRFQSATAVLRALESVYIY; from the coding sequence ATGCGCTTATTATTCAAAGCTTCTCAATCAAGTCGTCTACGTAAAATTACAGAGGCGATACCGCCCATATTAGTTGCTAGCGCAGCCGTCTGTGGCTTGGTTATTGGCGTGCGTCACTTAGGACGACTCGAAGGACTGGAGCTAAACTATTTCGATCGCTTCGTTCAACTGCACCCTGACGAAGGTTCCGATCCGCGCTTGCTGGTGGTTGCAGTCACGCAAGACGATATTCAAGCACTGGATCGCTGGCCCGCATCCGATCGCACCATAGACCAGCTTTTACAAAAACTCAAACAGTATCGCCCTCGCATCATCGGCTTGGATATTTATCGCGATTTACCCGTAGAACCAGGTAACGCAGAACTCACCGCGCGCTTGCAGGTAAACGATAACATTGTCGCGGTGTGTAAAGTAGGAGACGATAAAGGTTTGGGAGTCGCACCACCGACAGTAGTTCCTAAAACTCGTTTGGGATTTAGCGATTTAGTTTTAGATCGAGATGGGGTAGTCCGCCGGGGTTTGCTGTTCATGACCCCAGAAAAAACCTCTAAGTGTCCTGCTACGACCTCCTTTAGCTTGCAACTAGCGCTAAAATACCTCAGCCAACAAGGTGTGCGAGCGCAACTAACTCCAGACAAGAATTTAAAGATCGGCACGGCAACTTTTCCCGCGATCGCCAGTAATAGCAGCGGTTATCAAAATGTTGATGCGAGAGGATATCAAGTCTTAATTAATTATCGCTCCCCCACTGCCGTCGCTCGCCAGGTATCGCTCAGTGACGTTCTCTCTGATTCCATTAACCCTAGCTGGGTGGAAGATAAAATCGTTCTAGTCGGCGTGACAGCGACGGAGATCAAAGATTATTTTTATACACCCTACGACCTCAGCCAGCAGCCGGAAACGAAAGGAAAAATGGCAGGCGTACTCGTCCACGCGCAGATTTTAAGCCAACTGCTGAGTACGACATTAGATGGGCGATCGCTATTTTGGTATTGGTCGGAAACCACAGAAATTCTCTGGATTTGGGCGTGGTCTCTATTAGGTGGGGCGATCGCCTGGTACGTGCGTCCCTCCTGGCTGCTGGGAGTCATTGGGGCAAGTGCTTTACTAGGATTGGGTAGTATTTGTTTTGTCTTATTTCTCCAAAAAGGCTGGATTCCCCTCGTCCCTCCAGCACTTGGTTTAGTGGGAACAAGTGGGGCGATCGTGGCTTATCAAGCCTACTTTAAAGCGCGTCAAATTAGCGCAAAAACAAACAATTCTGCGGAACAATCCTTTTCATCACCCACCACAGCCGCAGGCACTCAATCAACTCGAACCATATTAAAGGAACGATACCAAATCGTGCGCAATATCGGTGCGGGTGGGTTCGGTCATACTTTTCTCGCCGAAGATACTCAACGTCCGGGTAAACCTTATTGCGTTGTCAAGCAGCTGATTCCATCCAGCGATGAGAGATATATGCAACTGGCGCGGCGCTTGTTTCAGTCTGAAGCAGAAGCTTTAGAAATATTGGGAAGCTTCGATCGCATTCCTCAATTGCTAGCTTACTTCGAGCAAGATCGACAATTCTATTTAGTAGAAGAATTCATCCAAGGACACCCCTTGAGTGAAGAATTGGTTCCAGGTAAACGCTTATCTGAAACTGAAGTTGTAGCACTTTTAAAAGATGTTCTACTCGTCCTCGACTTTATTCATCAGCGCAGCGTCATTCATCGAGATATTAAACCCAGCAATATTATTAGAAGACAATCGGATAATAGTTTAGTTTTAGTTGATTTCGGTTCCGTCAAACAATTGCAAACTCAAATCACGATGGCGCAGGAAAAATACACCGTGGCGATCGGTACAATGGGATATGCTGCGCCAGAACAGTTTTTTGGTAAACCTGTATTTAGCAGTGACATTTACGCCCTCGGTACAATTGGCATTCAAGCTGTAACCGGAATTCCCCCAACAGAATTAGACGAAGATCCCACGACCCATGAGGTAATTTGGCGACACCACGTCCCTGCAATCAACGATACGCTAGCAGCTATTTTAAATAAAATGGTGCGTTATTATCCCAGCAATCGATTTCAATCAGCAACCGCAGTCCTAAGAGCATTGGAAAGCGTTTATATATATTAA